One window of Sphingomonas sp. IW22 genomic DNA carries:
- the yajC gene encoding preprotein translocase subunit YajC, with the protein MFVSPAFAQSAGAASPGIAGQIIGIAPLILIFVAFYFLMIRPQQKRMRTLQNAIANAKRGDTVVTGGGLVGKVTKVEDQHLEVEIAPNVRVRVVKGTIADVTPLGGKPAND; encoded by the coding sequence ATGTTCGTTTCTCCCGCATTCGCTCAATCCGCCGGCGCAGCGTCGCCCGGCATCGCTGGTCAGATCATCGGCATCGCGCCGCTTATCCTGATCTTTGTCGCCTTTTATTTCCTGATGATCCGTCCGCAGCAAAAGCGGATGCGCACGCTTCAGAACGCGATCGCCAATGCAAAGCGCGGCGATACCGTGGTCACTGGCGGCGGCCTGGTCGGCAAGGTGACCAAGGTCGAGGATCAGCATCTTGAGGTCGAGATCGCCCCCAATGTCCGCGTGCGCGTGGTCAAGGGGACGATTGCCGATGTGACGCCGCTGGGCGGCAAGCCGGCCAACGACTGA